CTCGCGTTGGGGATAGCTTGTTCACCGACGAGGTTCGTGACTTCCTCAAGGTCTACAAGCGGACCGGCGAGCCGTGTCCGGTGTGCGGGACCCCGATCCAGGAGATCCGCTACGCCCAGACCCGCACCTACTACTGCCCGCACTGCCAATCGGGCGATACGGCCGTCCCCGACCGGCGGAGGTGGCTCACCCGCTAACCCGGGATGATCGTGATCGAAGTACGCCTTTGCCACCCGATGGCCGCCGTTCGTCCCCCCATGCAATACGAATGACGGGCGATGACGGTATGGGAGTTGAGGACCCCAGCCCGGCGAGCTCCATCATCTCTTGCGTATCTCCTTTCCCTTCTGCCCGAGGTCTGGGGTGAACCCGCGCAGGGTCGAGCCGCCGATGAACTCACGCAGGATCGAGTTTCCCGGGATCGTCTTGCCTTCACATGGCTTGAACCAGCGCAAAAACGCGAGGAGGCGTTCGGCCTCTATCCGCTCCCGCGGGCTCTTGACCTGAAGGAGAAGCGGCTCAGCAAGCGGCTTGAGGACTGAAAGCTCATACGCCAACGCAGAGTTAAACATTACGTCCGCTTGCTCCTGATAGGGGAATATGTTCCGCTTCTCCCCGACCCGCACGCTGTCCCACAGCTTCAGCGTCGCCTCGGCGGAGTAACCGCGGTAGATGGAATCACGCACGATGCGGCGGAGCAGGCGGGTGTCAGTGGTGGAGATCCGGTTATGTCGATCGAGGTTGACCTGAGTGAGGGCGGAGACGAATATTCGAAACACCTCTTCGGCAGGGAAGTTCTTGAGCAAGTTGGGGTTGAGGCCGTGGATTCCCTCGGCGATCAGTATCTGGTCCGGGGCGAGTCGGACCGTCGGCCCGTCTTCCCGCTTTCCGGTCTTGAAGTTGTAGCGGGGTAGAGTGACCCGCTCCCCGGCGAGGAGGGCCTGGAGCTGTCTCTCCAACAGCGGGAGGTCGAGGGCCTCGAGGGAGTCGAAGTCGATCCCCTCCTTGAGCAGGACCTCACGGGGGAGGAAGTAATCGTCCATCCCGAGCGGGTAGGGGCGGAGTCCGTTGGCGAGAAGCTGCACCGCCAGGCGCTTGGAGAAGGTGGTCTTCCCGGACGAGGACGGACCAGCGATCAGGACGAGGCGGTGTTCCTCATCGTACCGGCGGGCGATTAGAGACGCGAGCTCAGCGATCCGCTGCTCATGCAGGGCCTCGGATACGAGGATCACCTCCTCGATCCTCCCGGTTTGGATCGCATCGTTCAGGGCGGCGACGTGTCTGATCCCGAGGAGCTGCAGCCACTCCCCGTACTCGGTGAACACCTCCCGCAGGGCGGTGAACCGCTGCGGGGGGAGGAGCTTAGTCGGGGCCTCACGCCGCGGGAACCGGAGGATGAACCCGCCGGGGAAGGTATCGAGCGCGAAGGTGTGCAGATACCCGGTTGAAGGGACCATGTAGCCGTAGAAGTAGTCGAGGAACCCGTTGAGCTCATATAAGTGGAGGTGATCTTCCTTGAACTCGGCGAGGAGGTTCACCTTCCCGTCCTCCCCGCGGGCGGCGAAGATCTCCCGCGCTTCCTCCACCGTCACCCGGCGACGCACGA
The Candidatus Bipolaricaulota bacterium genome window above contains:
- a CDS encoding nucleoside kinase — its product is MAQAKIRKARERKNVQVKLPDGRTFEGPKGTPLFEFFRTAYPGASDPPVAAIVNDELVELGRPVEIDTAATPVFVSDSDGIRIYYRSLSFLLIVATHELFPDVKLNIDYSVPYGGYFCRVEGRGPFTADELARIKARMQRLVEEDRPIVRRRVTVEEAREIFAARGEDGKVNLLAEFKEDHLHLYELNGFLDYFYGYMVPSTGYLHTFALDTFPGGFILRFPRREAPTKLLPPQRFTALREVFTEYGEWLQLLGIRHVAALNDAIQTGRIEEVILVSEALHEQRIAELASLIARRYDEEHRLVLIAGPSSSGKTTFSKRLAVQLLANGLRPYPLGMDDYFLPREVLLKEGIDFDSLEALDLPLLERQLQALLAGERVTLPRYNFKTGKREDGPTVRLAPDQILIAEGIHGLNPNLLKNFPAEEVFRIFVSALTQVNLDRHNRISTTDTRLLRRIVRDSIYRGYSAEATLKLWDSVRVGEKRNIFPYQEQADVMFNSALAYELSVLKPLAEPLLLQVKSPRERIEAERLLAFLRWFKPCEGKTIPGNSILREFIGGSTLRGFTPDLGQKGKEIRKR